One Pararge aegeria chromosome 4, ilParAegt1.1, whole genome shotgun sequence DNA segment encodes these proteins:
- the LOC120637763 gene encoding E3 ubiquitin-protein ligase LRSAM1-like gives MGSAVSAQQRTMSLFGRNAHNSQEARARLDRKLYLARESPEPDFDLSDCCLRRLPSGIFSICKVFRKDNLYLHNNRLQSLEEGGQLSDLFLIKVLNLSCNQFFRLPNGIRYLVNLTELYLQNNFLESIPDGIKLLESLQVLDLSKNKLKHLNPGLGNLKCMRLLKISDNKHLSKLCPELCLATNLLSIELDGDNFTFPPPCIATQGTSEIMRYLCSEMSIEYIAPLPSDTSPSQLPNIYYNPFEKQLGITWEEQEAAMIEQESKIHKANQEQRGKFLSKIIQEQQDLDSEIAKVQEVREVERQKLMKTIQMEEKEIECLVKNFIQIDSLHPEAVQQQLAYEQTEHDRLLEITRQNYDNVRRVDILKAMEELIEKDSSIQMYKKYYKDDLNNIKENMLIQENEGAMKLSELLNAKDQSRTTLVQTLLEDQDIQKAIVSSLLEKVDAKSWSLNQEIALISENLARLSVIEQEKKNMHIVFNYNELLQQRIHLVELLDNLLDQRNIRRKQLINTLKEVETEGIRSKDFWLKSYQKLLDSAPKSLFSIRKLDPVFANNLLQEGVIHCLPFLVKYLFSARAASLK, from the exons ATGGGCAGTGCCGTATCGGCGCAACAACGCACGATGTCCTTGTTTGGGAGAAATGCCCACAATTCTCAGGAAGCCCGAGCAAGACTGGACAGAAAGCTCTATCTTGCCCGAGAATCACCAGAACCCGATTTCGATTTGTCAGATTGCTGTCTACGGCGTTTACCGTCGGGTATATTTTCCATTTGCAAGGTATTTAGAAAAGACAATTTGTATCTACATAATAATCGTCTGCAATCCTTGGAGGAAGGAGGGCAGCTGTCAGATCTTTTTCTTATCAAAGTCCTCAATTTAAGTTGCAATCAATTTTTTCGTTTGCCGAATGGCATAAGATATCTCGTAAACCTGACTGAGctctatttacaaaataattttcttgAATCTATACCTGATGGAATAAAGCTTTTAGAGAGTCTACAAGTGTTGGACTTAtctaaaaacaaattgaaacatTTGAATCCTGGATTAGGTAATCTTAAATGTATGAGATTGTTAAAGATATCAGATAACAAACACCTCTCAAAACTCTGCCCAGAGTTGTGCCTTGCAACTAATTTGCTATCTATTGAACTGGATGGTGATAATTTTACTTTCCCACCACCTTGCATAGCCACACAAGGGACTTCAGAAATAATGAGATATCTATGTTCGGAAATGAGTATTGAGTACATTGCTCCGTTACCTTCTGATACTTCACCATCTCAACTTCCCAACATATATTACAATCCTTTTGAAAAACAATTAGGAATTACATGGGAAGAACAAGAAGCTGCCATGATAGAACAAGAAAGTAAAATTCATAAAGCTAACCAGGAGCAAAGAGGAAAATTTCTGTCCAAAATTATACAAGAACAACAAGATTTGGATAGTGAGATAGCTAAAGTACAAGAGGTAAGAGAAGTAGAGAGGcagaaactaatgaaaactataCAGATGGAAGAAAAGGAAATTGAATGCTTGGTTAAAAACTTTATCCAAATTGATAGTCTTCACCCAGAGGCAGTCCAGCAACAGCTGGCTTATGAGCAAACTGAACATGATAGGTTGTTGGAGATAACCAGACAAAATTATGATAATGTTAGAAgagttgatattttaaaagcaatgGAAGAGCTTATAGAAAAAGATTCTTCCatacaaatgtataaaaaatattataaggatgatttaaataacattaaagagAATATGCTAATACAGGAAAACGAAGGGGCAATGAAATTATCTGAGCTTTTAAATGCTAAAGATCAATCGCGTACCACTTTAGTCCAAACACTTCTAGAAGATCAAGATATACAGAAAGCAATTGTTTCATCGCTGCTAGAAAAAGTGGATGCCAAGAGTTGGAGTCTGAACCAAGAAATAGCACTTATCTCTGAAAATTTAGCAAGGCTCAGTGTAATTGAACAAGAGAAAAAGAATATgcatattgtatttaattataatgagcTATTACAACAAAGGATTCATTTGGTAGAGTTGCTCGACAATCTTCTGGATCAGAGAAACATAAGAAGGAagcaattaattaatacattaaagGAAGTAGAGACTGAAGGTATCAGATCAAAAGACTTTTGGTTAAAAAGCTATCAAAAACTTTTGGATTCAGCACCAAAATCTTTGTTTAGTATTAGAAAGTTGGATCCTGTTTTTGCAAATAATCTTTTACAAGAAGGTGTAATACATTGTTTGCCTTTTCTGGTTAAATATCTATTTTCCG CACGTGCTGcatctttgaagtag
- the LOC120623221 gene encoding zinc metalloproteinase nas-8-like, which yields MKWPSYVVICHVCVLKCFAMSLNELEDFSNFLRQTSQLDQNVKSNIPNDEFDEDEPVMENAWETSGKFEGDLVLNERQRRMILTNVAEGLARNGLTDSTKRWPNNEVVYFIQPDHFNSAQTEAIQTGIADLARVSCVKFRPYEKGDKDAVVIQGSRRGCFSQVGYQGGYQVLNLSRRHPAGRGCFRHGTVVHELLHTLGFYHMQSSPDRDDYIDVLWENIIKPARHNFRKYNSLAVSDFGVGYDYESVLHYSRRAFSSNGQDTLIPKKIGAKIGQRIGLSGKDVQKLNKMYCDADTDLLIEDSSDTPDESAKPKAAKNKPFEGHGLGYQQGKIVIIRLPRPETTQMPDLPQFPVFDYFSKTTQELPPALVQGVGIGKKMNHYNYVSPDSSNEEEYVKSNTEEQFDNKDVRALKPYDDTNEEEDVSSDTQDENLTEDLIRILSDIEKIQENQIRLPEEYDNSDPRMRLLKESEEKKFNSFLVSPLINDNIKNVNSYIVNGPPSLDLNHKLDKEKQYNQREPDEQDSFQNQPLEIRLTDKNLPDSRIWYRKDTKPKHANVGSSHFYPQIDHEQVNYSYFDKVPKFEKWFNSDQPKHESYRDRNPTTQKYYR from the exons ATGAAGTGGCCTAGTTACGTTGTTATTTGCCATGTGTGTGTGCTTAAGTGTTTTGCGATGTCGCTAAACGAACTGGAGGATTTTAGCAATTTCCTTAGACAAACTTCTCAATTGGatcaaaatgtaaaaa GTAACATACCGAATGACGAATTTGATGAAGATGAGCCCGTAATGGAGAATGCATGGGAAACAAGTGGAAAATTCGAAGGTGACCTGGTTTTAAATGAGCGGCAAAGAAGAATGATTCTAACTAACGTTGCAGAGGGTTTGGCAAGAAATGGGTTGACCGACAGCACAAAACGGTGGCCCAACAATGaggttgtatattttatacagcCCGACCATTTTA aTAGTGCTCAAACAGAAGCAATCCAAACAGGCATAGCTGATTTGGCCCGCGTCTCTTGCGTCAAGTTTAGACCGTATGAAAAAGGCGATAAAGATGCCGTTGTTATACAG GGTAGCAGGCGTGGATGTTTTTCACAAGTTGGTTACCAAGGAGGCTATCAAGTTTTGAATCTCTCTCGTCGCCATCCAGCAGGACGTGGCTGTTTTCGTCACGGAACTGTAGTACATGAACTGTTACATACACTCGGTTTCTACCATATGCAAAGCAGTCCTGATAGAGACGACTACATTGATGTATTGTgggaaaatattattaaac CTGCACGACACAACTTTCGGAAGTACAATTCGTTAGCGGTTTCCGATTTTGGCGTGGGTTACGACTATGAAAGTGTCCTGCATTATAGTCGCAGAGCTTTCTCTTCAAATGGCCAAGATACTTTAATACCTAAAAag ATTGGTGCGAAAATTGGACAAAGGATAGGTCTTTCTGGAAAAGACGTCCAAAAGCTTAACAAAATGTATTGCGATGCAGATACAGATCTTTTGATTGAAGACAGTAGTGATACTCCAGATGAATCAGCGAAACCAAAGGCTGCAAAAAATAAGCCATTTGAGGGTCATGGTTTAGGATACCAACAAGGTAAAATAGTGATAATAAGATTGCCAAGGCCCGAAACCACACAGATGCCAGATTTACCTCAATTTCCTGTGTttgattattttagtaaaacGACGCAAGAACTGCCGCCGGCGCTTGTTCAAGGAGTtggaattggaaaaaaaatgaaccattacaattatgtatcACCAGATTCTTCAAATGAGGAGGAGTATGTAAAATCCAATACAGAAGAACAATTCGATAATAAAGACGTTAGGGCACTTAAACCTTACGACGATACAAATGAAGAGGAAGACGTATCTTCAGACACACAGGACGAAAATTTAACAGAAGATTTAATTCGTATTTTATCGGACAtagaaaaaatacaagaaaatcAAATTCGACTACCCGAAGAATATGATAACAGCGATCCAAGAATGCGATTACTAAAGGAATCAGAAGAGAagaaatttaattcatttttggtTTCACCCttgataaatgataatataaaaaatgtaaatagctACATAGTTAACGGCCCGCCATCGCTAGATCTTAATCATAAATTAGATAAAGAAAAACAGTACAACCAGAGGGAACCTGACGAACAAGACTCTTTTCAAAATCAGCCTTTAGAAATAAGACTTACAGATAAAAATTTACCTGATAGCAGGATCTGGTATAGAAAAGACACAAAACCAAAGCATGCTAATGTTGGTAGTTCCCATTTTTATCCTCAGATTGACCACGAGCAAGTTAACTATTCGTATTTTGATAAAGTTCCTAAATTCGAAAAATGGTTCAATAGTGATCAGCCTAAACACGAATCTTACAGAGATCGAAACCCGACTACACAAAAATACTAtagatga
- the LOC120623413 gene encoding inactive pancreatic lipase-related protein 1-like isoform X1: protein MMASFSNFELVFWCFLFCVCKSNCLISYLFGGVADRIKFYDDKDNLHYIDLNTSLDSLLDSYLARRHFSGSSRFWLYTRDNVNEHEELFTRFSLNSLKRGKKNSLYRRDRPLVMVTHGWMSNGNSNATQLIKNAYLKMKDVNVVIVDWQRDAAHENYLSSASLTMLVAEKVKDMVLSLAFKYQLEGRSVHLIGHSLGAHVMGLTGAKLKDNKFPVARVTGLDPAGPFFEIPNYLPGITSEAASFVDIIHTDSGILGYFTNIGDADFYPNGGNWQPHCCDNQDTLSCEHKCAYVYFAESIVNRSEYMSVKCDSYISYETGSCGDNEKQFMGLYSLSTAQGSFYLDIDS, encoded by the exons GTGTATGCAAATCGAACTGCCTTATTAGTTATCTATTTGGAGGAGTGGCAGACAGAATCAAGTTTTATGATGATAAAGACAATCTTCACTACATCGACTTAAATACTTCACTCGATTCATTATTAGATTCATATTTGGCACGCCGACATTTCTCCGGTAGCTCTCGCTTTTGGCTCTACACAAG GGATAACGTAAATGAACACGAAGAACTGTTCACACGATTCTCATTAAATTCCTTGAAAAGAGGAAAGAAAAACAGTCTGTACAGACGAGATAGGCCATTGGTCATGGTGACGCATGGCTGGATGAGCAATGGAAATAGCAATGCTACTCAGTTGATAAAGAACGCTTATCTAAAAATGAAAGACGTTAATGTGGTAATAGTAGACTGGCAAAGAGATGCCGCTCATGAAAACTACCTGTCTTCAGCGTCTTTGACAATGCTTGTGGCTGAAAAG GTTAAAGACATGGTTTTATCACTGGCTTTCAAGTATCAGCTTGAAGGTAGAAGCGTTCATTTGATTGGTCACAGTTTGGGAGCGCATGTCATGGGATTAACAGGCGCAAAACTCAAAGATAATAAGTTTCCCGTTGCGCGAGTTACAG GTTTAGACCCAGCAGGTCCCTTCTTCGAAATACCAAACTATCTACCGGGTATTACAAGCGAAGCTGCCTCTTTCGTGGACATCATTCACACCGACAGCGGTATTCTGGGGTACTTCACCAATATAGGCGATGCGGACTTCTATCCCAACGGGGGCAACTGGCAGCCTCACTGCTGCGACAATCAAGACACAT TGAGCTGTGAACACAAATGTGCCTACGTTTACTTTGCAGAGTCCATAGTTAATCGCAGTGAATACATGTCCGTAAAATGTGATTCCTACATCTCGTATGAAACTGGTTCATGTGGCGACAATGAGAAGCAGTTCATGGGACTATACAGTCTTTCTACGGCACAAGGCTCTTTCTATCTCGATATTGACAGCTAG
- the LOC120623413 gene encoding lipase member H-B-like isoform X2, with protein MMASFSNFELVFWCFLFCVCKSNCLISYLFGGVADRIKFYDDKDNLHYIDLNTSLDSLLDSYLARRHFSGSSRFWLYTRDNVNEHEELFTRFSLNSLKRGKKNSLYRRDRPLVMVTHGWMSNGNSNATQLIKNAYLKMKDVNVVIVDWQRDAAHENYLSSASLTMLVAEKVSLAGLDPAGPFFEIPNYLPGITSEAASFVDIIHTDSGILGYFTNIGDADFYPNGGNWQPHCCDNQDTLSCEHKCAYVYFAESIVNRSEYMSVKCDSYISYETGSCGDNEKQFMGLYSLSTAQGSFYLDIDS; from the exons GTGTATGCAAATCGAACTGCCTTATTAGTTATCTATTTGGAGGAGTGGCAGACAGAATCAAGTTTTATGATGATAAAGACAATCTTCACTACATCGACTTAAATACTTCACTCGATTCATTATTAGATTCATATTTGGCACGCCGACATTTCTCCGGTAGCTCTCGCTTTTGGCTCTACACAAG GGATAACGTAAATGAACACGAAGAACTGTTCACACGATTCTCATTAAATTCCTTGAAAAGAGGAAAGAAAAACAGTCTGTACAGACGAGATAGGCCATTGGTCATGGTGACGCATGGCTGGATGAGCAATGGAAATAGCAATGCTACTCAGTTGATAAAGAACGCTTATCTAAAAATGAAAGACGTTAATGTGGTAATAGTAGACTGGCAAAGAGATGCCGCTCATGAAAACTACCTGTCTTCAGCGTCTTTGACAATGCTTGTGGCTGAAAAGGTTAGTTTAGCAG GTTTAGACCCAGCAGGTCCCTTCTTCGAAATACCAAACTATCTACCGGGTATTACAAGCGAAGCTGCCTCTTTCGTGGACATCATTCACACCGACAGCGGTATTCTGGGGTACTTCACCAATATAGGCGATGCGGACTTCTATCCCAACGGGGGCAACTGGCAGCCTCACTGCTGCGACAATCAAGACACAT TGAGCTGTGAACACAAATGTGCCTACGTTTACTTTGCAGAGTCCATAGTTAATCGCAGTGAATACATGTCCGTAAAATGTGATTCCTACATCTCGTATGAAACTGGTTCATGTGGCGACAATGAGAAGCAGTTCATGGGACTATACAGTCTTTCTACGGCACAAGGCTCTTTCTATCTCGATATTGACAGCTAG